The genomic interval AAAGTCCGATTCTACAGGAGGACAGCCTCCTCCTGTGTTGGTGGCCCAACGTGCCTGCGGGGCCAGGAAACGCACCCACACGTTACCGTTCTCGGCCCCGCACCAGCCGTAACGAGGCCCATCCGTTGGGGTCGAAAAGGTCCCTGTCAGCCAGAATGCTGACCGTGGCCGAACGGTTCGACGTGGTGGTGGTGGGCGGTGGCCCCTCCGGGGCGGCGGCTGCCTACTGGCTGGCGGAGGCGGGCCACGACGTCCTGGTGGTGGAGAAGTCGCGCTTTCCCAGGGACAAGACCTGCGGTGACGGACTCACCCCCCGGGCGGTACGCCAGCTCCACGACATGGGGCTCGCCACTCCGCTGGGTGAGTTCCACCGGTTCGGAGGTCTGCGCTCGGTGGCCCATGGGATCACCCTCGAGTTGGAGTGGCCCCGCCACCCGGAGTTCCCGCCCTACGGCTACGTCGTCCCCCGCCGTCACCTCGACGAGATGGTGGCCGGCGCCGCCGTCAAGGCCGGTGCCACGCTGTGGCAGGCCACGGAAGCCACCGCTCCCGTGGTCGAGGGCGGGCTGGTGGTCGGGGCCCGGGTGCGGCACAAGGACACCGGCACCATCGAGGACGTCCGTGGCCGCTACCTGCTGGTGGCCGACGGGGCCAACTCCCGGTTCGGACGGGCCCTGGGAACCGCCCGCGCCCGGCGCTACCCCCTGGGGATGGCCATCCGGGGGTACTACCGCTCCCCGGGCCACGCCGAAGACTGGATCGAGAGCCACCTCGACCTGCGCGACGCCAAGGGCGACGCCCTCCCCGGCTACGGCTGGATCTTCCCCGTGGGGGACGGGACCGTGAACGTGGGGGTCGGCCTCCTGTCCACGTTCCGGGACTGGAAGGCGATCAACACCTCCCGGCTCATGGAGGCCTTCGTGGCCACCGCCCCGGCCCACTGGGGCCTGTCGCCGGAGACCGCCACCTGTGCCCCCACCGGCGGCCGGCTCCCCATGGGCAACTCGGTGGAGCCGTCGGCGGGGCCCACGTGGCTGGTGGTGGGTGACGCCGCCGGAGCGATCAACCCCTTCAACGGCGAGGGCATCGCCTACGCCTACGAGACCGGCCGTCTCGCCGCCGAGGTCTTCGACGAGGCTCTGCGGACGGGCGACGGACTGGCCCTGTCCCGGTATCCGGCGCAGCTGGCCGACGCCTACGGCCTCTACTTCCGGGTGGCCCGGGCCTTCGTACGCGCCATCGGCAACCCCGTCGTCATGCGGGAGCTGACCCGGGTCGGGATGCGGTCGCGCACCCTCATGGAGTGGATTCTGCGGATCATGTCGAACATGCTCCGGCCTGACGAGCTGGGGCCCGCCGAAGCCGCCTACAAGCTGGTCGAACGCCTCGTCGCCGTCGGCCCCGAGCCCTAGTCGAGGGGCGTTTCCGCCAGCCCTCCCGGCGAGCGGTAGCCTCGCGCGCCTCTGACCGAGTACCTCCCGATTCTCGTCATGCTCGTGCTGGCCACGGTTTTCGCCGGCGCGTCGTTCGCCGCCTCGTCGCTGCTGGCCCCCCGCCGGCCCACGTCCGCCAAGCTCGCTCCCTACGAGTGCGGCATCATCCCCGAGCACGAGCCCGCCGAGCGCTTCCCGGTCAAGTTCTACCTGGTGGCGATGGTGTTCATCATCTTCGACATCGAGCTCGTCTTCCTCTATCCCTGGGCCGTCATCTTCCGCCGCCTGGAGATCTTCGGGCTGGTGGAGATGGGTCTGTTCCTGGTGGCCATCGTGGTCGCCTACTGCTATGTCCTCTCTTCCGGCGCCCTCGACTGGGGCCCGGCCCGTAAGGTGGGCGAGCGGATCGTCACCCCCGTGCTCCGGGCCGCCACCTGGCCCCGGCCGGAGCCGCCCGCCGCTCCGCCCGGGGAACCGGAATCGGGGGAGGCGGCCTGAGATGGGCCTCGAGGCGCTCAACCAGTCGTTCCTGACCACGCGCCTGGAGGACCTGGTGAAGTGGGCCCGGCGGAACTCGGTGTGGCCCGCCACCTTCGGCCTGGCCTGCTGCGCCATCGAGATGATGGCCACCGGCGCCGGCCGCTACGACCTGGCCCGGTTCGGCATGGAGGTGTTCCGGGCCTCGCCCAGGCAGGCCGACCTCATGATCGTGGCCGGGCGGGTGTCGCAGAAGATGGCGCCGGTGCTGCGCACCATCTACGACCAGATGCCTGAGCCCAAGTGGGTCATCTCCATGGGCGTCTGCGCCACCTCGGGCGGCATGTTCAACAACTACGCGGTCGTCCAGGGCGTCGACCAGATCGTGCCCGTCGACATGTACGTGCCCGGCTGCCCGCCCCGTCCCGAGATGCTGATGGACGGCATCCTCCAGCTCCACGAGAAGATCAGGAAGGGCGAGCCGCGCTCCAAGCTCGTCCTGCCGGAAGGGTCCGGCCGGAGGGGTCCGGGGAACCCCGAAGGGGTGCCCCGGTCGGTTGGGAGGGGTCCGGGGAACCCCGAAGGGGTGCCCCGGTCGGTTGGGAGGGGTCCGGGGAACCCCGAAGGGGTGCCCCGGTCGGAGGGGTCCCGAAGGGGTGCCCCGGTCCATCAGGAGGCATGAGCCAGGTGCAGCCCAGCGACGCCGTCGTCACGCCCCCCGACGCCCTGCAGCCGGTCCTGACCGGCCTGCGCGAGCGCTTCGGCGAGGCGGAGCTGCAGGTGACCGGCCACCGCGGCGAGGTCACCGTCGAACTCGACCGGGCCCGCCTGGTCGACGTGGCCACCTGGCTGCGCGACGACCCGGCTGCCCGCTTCCGCCACCTCTCCGACCTGTCGGGCACCGACTACCCCAACCGCCCTGACCGCCTCTGCGTCGACTACCACCTCTACTCGTTCGAGCACAACGTTCGCCTGCGGCTCAAGGTCCGGGTCACGGTGGAGGACCCGCACGTCCCGAGCGTCACCGGGGTGTGGCCGACCGCCAACTTCCACGAGCGCGAGGTGTACGACTTCTTCGGGGTGCGCTTCGACGGCCACCCCAACCTCATCCGCATCCTCATGCCCGAGGACTGGAAGGGCTACCCCCAGCGCAAGGACTACCCCCTCGGCGGGGTGAACGTCGACTACCACGGCGCCCACGTGCCACCGCCCGACACCAGGCGGTACAAGGGAGGGTGGACGAGCACATGAGCGAGATCCTCCGCGACCACGCCGACGAGGCCAGGCGGGACGGGGACGTGCCCCAGGAGCAGGAGCGGCCAGAGTCCGGCCGCCCGTCCAGCGGCCAGCTCGTGGACGAGGTGGTCGTGCGGCCCGGCGAGGCCTACGACCTGGCCGACAAGCCGACCGCCGAGCACGTCAGCCTGAACGAGCGGCGGGCCAGGCAGGTGCTGGCCATGGGCGGCGGTGACTGGGCCGAGGTCACCGCCCGCAGGCATGCCGAGGGCGACGACGACCTCATGGTCATCAACATGGGGCCCCAGCACCCGTCCACCCACGGCGTGCTCCGGCTGGTGCTGGAGCTGCGCGGCGAGCAGGTGGTGTCCTTGCAGCCGGTGGTCGGCTACCTGCACACCGGCATCGAGAAGTCGATCGAGTTCCGCACCTGGGTCCAGGGGGTCACCTTCGTGACCCGCATGGACTACCTGGCCCCGATCTTCAACGAGACCGCCTACTGCCTGGCGGTGGAGAAGCTGCTCGGCGTCGAGGCGCCGCCACGGGCGCAGGCCCTGCGGGTGCTGATGATGGAGCTGAACCGGATCAGCTCCCACCTGGTGTGGCTGGCCACCACCGGCCTGGAGCTGGGCGCGCTGTCGATCATGCTGTACGGCTTCCGGGAGCGCGAGGAGATCCTCGACATCCTCGAGGACGTCACCGGGCTGCGCATGAACCACGCCTGGGTGCGCCCCGCCGGCGTCTCCCAGGACCTGCCGGACGGCACCGAGGACAAGATCCGCGCGTTCGTCCGCGACATGGGCGGCAAGGCCGACGAGTACGAGACCCTGCTCACCAACAACCCCATCTGGCTGGAGCGGACCAGGGGCATCGGCTACCTCAGCCAGGACCGGCTCGTCGAGCTGGGCGTCACTGGGCCGATGCTGCGCGCCTCGGGGCTGGCCCACGACCTGCGCAAGGCCGAGCCCTACTGCGGCTACCAGCAGTACGACTTCGAGGTGCCGACCGCCAGCGGCTCCGACGCCTACGCCCGCTACCAGGTCCGGCTGGCGGAGATGCGCGAGAGCCTGCGGATCGTGGAGCAGGTGCTGGACTCGCTGCCAGGCGGCCCGGTCATGAGCGAGGACCCCAAGGTCGGCTGGCCTGCCCGGCTGGCCCTCGGGCCCGACGGCCTGGGAAACTCACCCGCCCACGTCAACCACATCATGGGCGAGTCCATGGAGGCCCTGATCCATCACTTCAAGATGGTCACCGAGGGCTTCAAGGTCCCCGCCGGCGAGGTCTACGTCACCGTCGAGTCGCCCCGGGGGGAGCTCGGCTACCACGTCGTCTCTGACGGCAGCAACCTGCCCTACCGGGTCCACGTGCGCGACCCGTCGTTCGTCAACCTGCAGACGGGCGGCCCCATGGCCGAGGGGCTGCTGGTCGCCGACGTCATCGCCGCCATGTCCTCGGTCGACCCCGTCCTCGGCGGCGTCGACCGCTGACCTCACCGCGCAACCCCAAGGAGAACACCACCGCCGTGCCCCTGACCGACGAGACCCTGGCCCGCGCCGAGGAGCTCATCGCCCGCTACCCGGAGCGGCGCTCGGCCCTGCTGCCGATCCTGTTCCTGCTCCAGTCCGAGGACGGCTACGTCTCCCCGGCCGGGGTTGCCCAGGCGGCCGGGCTGCTCGGCCTGACCAAGGCCGAGGTCGGCGCGGTCGCCACCTTCTACACGATGTTCCGCCGCCGCCCGGTCGGCAAGTACATCGTGTCGGTCTGCCGCACCCTGTCGTGCCAGCTCCGCGGCTCGCGCGAGATCGCGGACGCGCTCGCCGAGCGGCTCGCCACGCCGCTCGGCGGCACCGACGAGAGCGGCATGGTCACGGTGGAGGAAGTCGAGTGCCTGGCCGCCTGCGACGGCGCCCCGGTCGTGCAGGTCAACACCGAGAACTACGAGCGGCTCACCACCGAGCAGGCGCTGGAGCTGGTCGAGGCGCTGCTCCGCGACCAGGTGCCCCCGCCGACGTTCGCCGCCGAGGGGTCGGTCACCGAGCCGTCCTCGGCAGCCCTGCACTGGCGGCTGGCCGGGCTCGGCGAGCCCCCGGCGCAGCTCCGCGGAGGTGGCGCGCAGTGACCGACCAGGTGCGGGTGCTGACCAGCCGCTGGCAGGACGGCCGGGCCCACGAGATCGACCGCTTCACCGAGCTGGACGGCTACGCGAGCCTGGACGCCGCCTTCGCCCGCAGCCCGGCCGACCTGGTCCAGATCGTCAAGGACTCCGGCCTGCGGGGCCGGGGCGGGGCCGGGTTCCCCACCGGCATGAAGTGGGGCTTCCTGGCCAAGGGCACCGGCAAGCCGACCTACCTGGTGGTCAACGCCGACGAGAGCGAGCCGGGCACCTTCAAGGACATGGAGCTGCTGGAACGTGACCCGCACGCCCTGGTCGAGGGCGTGATCGTGTCCGCCTACGCCATCGGCTGCCGCACCGCCTTCATCTACCTGCGCGGCGAGTGCGGCTTCGCCGGGCGGCGGCTGGCC from Actinomycetes bacterium carries:
- a CDS encoding geranylgeranyl reductase family protein, which gives rise to MAERFDVVVVGGGPSGAAAAYWLAEAGHDVLVVEKSRFPRDKTCGDGLTPRAVRQLHDMGLATPLGEFHRFGGLRSVAHGITLELEWPRHPEFPPYGYVVPRRHLDEMVAGAAVKAGATLWQATEATAPVVEGGLVVGARVRHKDTGTIEDVRGRYLLVADGANSRFGRALGTARARRYPLGMAIRGYYRSPGHAEDWIESHLDLRDAKGDALPGYGWIFPVGDGTVNVGVGLLSTFRDWKAINTSRLMEAFVATAPAHWGLSPETATCAPTGGRLPMGNSVEPSAGPTWLVVGDAAGAINPFNGEGIAYAYETGRLAAEVFDEALRTGDGLALSRYPAQLADAYGLYFRVARAFVRAIGNPVVMRELTRVGMRSRTLMEWILRIMSNMLRPDELGPAEAAYKLVERLVAVGPEP
- a CDS encoding NADH-quinone oxidoreductase subunit C; translated protein: MSQVQPSDAVVTPPDALQPVLTGLRERFGEAELQVTGHRGEVTVELDRARLVDVATWLRDDPAARFRHLSDLSGTDYPNRPDRLCVDYHLYSFEHNVRLRLKVRVTVEDPHVPSVTGVWPTANFHEREVYDFFGVRFDGHPNLIRILMPEDWKGYPQRKDYPLGGVNVDYHGAHVPPPDTRRYKGGWTST
- a CDS encoding NADH-quinone oxidoreductase subunit D, which produces MGGGDWAEVTARRHAEGDDDLMVINMGPQHPSTHGVLRLVLELRGEQVVSLQPVVGYLHTGIEKSIEFRTWVQGVTFVTRMDYLAPIFNETAYCLAVEKLLGVEAPPRAQALRVLMMELNRISSHLVWLATTGLELGALSIMLYGFREREEILDILEDVTGLRMNHAWVRPAGVSQDLPDGTEDKIRAFVRDMGGKADEYETLLTNNPIWLERTRGIGYLSQDRLVELGVTGPMLRASGLAHDLRKAEPYCGYQQYDFEVPTASGSDAYARYQVRLAEMRESLRIVEQVLDSLPGGPVMSEDPKVGWPARLALGPDGLGNSPAHVNHIMGESMEALIHHFKMVTEGFKVPAGEVYVTVESPRGELGYHVVSDGSNLPYRVHVRDPSFVNLQTGGPMAEGLLVADVIAAMSSVDPVLGGVDR
- a CDS encoding NAD(P)H-dependent oxidoreductase subunit E; translation: MPLTDETLARAEELIARYPERRSALLPILFLLQSEDGYVSPAGVAQAAGLLGLTKAEVGAVATFYTMFRRRPVGKYIVSVCRTLSCQLRGSREIADALAERLATPLGGTDESGMVTVEEVECLAACDGAPVVQVNTENYERLTTEQALELVEALLRDQVPPPTFAAEGSVTEPSSAALHWRLAGLGEPPAQLRGGGAQ